In Salvelinus fontinalis isolate EN_2023a chromosome 37, ASM2944872v1, whole genome shotgun sequence, the genomic stretch tggctcgtaGTCGGCGTGCCAATTCATTCACAAAGTGTTCGTTGGGGTGGAGGTCAgggcaaactgttgccacaaagttggaagcacagaattgtctagaatgtcgtcttaagatttcccttcattggaactagcccgaactatgaaacacagccccagaccattattcctcctccaccaaactttaaagttgacacaatgcattggggcaggcAGCGTTATCCTGGCATCCGCAAAcctagattcgtccgtcggacggataagatggtgaagcgtgatttattactccagagaacgcatttccactgctccagagtccaatggcggtgagctttacaacactccagccgacacttggaattgcgcatggtgattttaggcttgtgtgcggctgctcggccatggaaacccatttcaggaATCTCCCATTTTAACTGTAGACTCTTACCGGTGTATGAATGATGATGATTCACTGCTTTAGCCACAGAAGACAGAGCTGTGCCGATACAAGCAGCTGTATTCAGGACAACACTGGTATTGAAAGCTGCAGCTACACTTTACATAGTGCATGATGAAAATATGAGTAAATCCAATGGCTCTTTCAAATATCCGCGGTAGCAGAGAGCAGGATGTTCCATTTGACAGAGAAGCCCTTGAGTGACAGAATGGACTCTCTTTCTTGTGAATGTCCCATCCCCCTCATTATCTGTACCAGTGTGTCAATATAAGTAACATAATCAAAAAATCCCCATCCAAATCTGTCAATTTAAGgtagagatatgttttttttgcatgggctgtgtctcaatccaccgcatttGCCTATTGCGGCTTTCCACATCTGCGggggaaggtggccgagctacaagcggtgtttgtcagaccatatGACCACTCTACGGAAAAAAGAGACTCTGACGAACACAATGGTGATGTTTTGCTccacgacccccacaagtgtcacgggacacgtctgaagtcggtaccgtCGTCGTGCCAACGTCTGCccgaaccgtttgggctacaaactaacgTGAGCCTGCTTTCAGGACCCGCTTTTGTTCCCACGTTCGTGTgaactgcattcacggtaaatgctGCATACTGTATGTCGGCTCaattacctttaaatgtcaaGCACGTTGTAGTCGCAGATCTACAGTTGATTGGAATTAATCTCGgccttaatctgtgtctgggaaactgcccCTGTGTGTGCTAGACTGTTAGTgatcactttaaaaaaaaaactctaaATGGTTACATTTGATACTTACTGAACTTTACACTGTTAAAATATCTACCTCAGGTGTTCCAAACATTCTAGGCTAAGAGATGCTGTATCTCTATTCCCGCTCTTGAATACTCCTCAGAACCAGGTAACTTTTACCACGCCACAGTTTCACCACACCACAGAAAAGTTTAGCGATTGTTGTttctgaataaaaaaaataaaaataaaaaaagtttttaaaTGTGCCTTGTTTATCATAGCGGTATCAGGTACATGTCCCAAAACTGACCAGACTCTAGTGAAAGCCTCCATTCATTTGTCAACATAAACGAATGTCCTTAACAAGAAGTATGTGTCGAGAATAAAAACAATTGAAACGTAATCAAATTCAACCCTTTATTTGCAGGAGTTGCAGGTTGACATTGTCTAACTTTTTTCCAGTGTGTACATTAAGTCTGTAGTGAGGCCTTGTCCAGATCAAAAGGCTAAAATTTATACAACTGGCCTTCGCGGAAAACACCACGAAACCTGGGTTGCGTTCAGGATGGTGAAACTTACTAGACGGATTCCACAGATTCCATCTGAACGTTCCAAAGCATTGAGCCCTCCTGAACGCAGCCATGTTTCTGGTGTGTGATAGGCCTGACCACAGCCAGGGATGGGGCCCAGTTCCAAACATACACAGGGCATATAGGGGATTGAACGGCGAGAAGAGGGGTGAGGGATCGGTTTGGAATCGAGCCATCGAATACATCTTCATCTAGAAAAAGGAAAACATGGCTGGCGGCAAACCTTTTTGAAAACCCCTGGAGAACATCCATCTAGCATACAAATCAACCACTCACTACCTACTCTATAGTCTACAAATCATAGGTATTGCACATCAActgaaaataaaacaaaaataaatgtatataCACATAGGTTGACTCAACatcgtttccacgtcatttcaatgaaatgatgttGCACCAACGTGGaaaagacgttgaattgacgtctgtgcgtACGTACAATACTAGCAGTCCTCTAACATTGATAATTGTACATTTCCAAATAAATCAATCAAACGAAAACTTTATTCACATCTGTTTCTTTAAGACCGTACGCTGTGGACTGTTATGTCAATCAGAAACTCATATAGGCGAGGTAGTTCATAGTAACCAAGTCCTCTAACAGAGACGGCACAGAGAGAGGAGCTAAGGCTTGACTAAGCTAACAAAACACTCTTGAGTGCCTCAACAgcagagcgagatagagaggggTTAAAAACACAGACAACTGTAAGAGcacttaaatcaaatcaaatgaatagGGCTAGGGGTCCTGCCTGGTCATGTAACCTGAGGAAAGACTCCTGGCCCCACCAATAAAACATAAGCAGCCAATTTGTCCCAAATTGGTCCCTTACCGTTACCCATGGCCCCGACCCGTTGATGTTTGCAGAACTGTACAGGTGTTTATACTTATCCATAACTACTAGATCTGCAAACATCGAAGGGTGAGGGACAAGTAGGAGGGTCGGGGAGCAAATTGTAACTGGTTGAAGAAGTAAAGCAACAAAGAGGGGAAAGTGTCTAAAGTATTTGGGCCAGGTTATTTATTGCCTTCCCATACTCCCATATCGGTTCATTAACATTTGATAACAAAGCGATGTCCAGATCCAACACCCAGAAACGTTACAATTACAGTCATATAATAAATAAAGAGATGTTCCACTAATAGAAAAAAAGTTGTAGCCAtgactacagaacactacagctaCGGGTGTCGAAATATGTTCAATGGTTTTTAGGATTCATATAAATAGAGATGAACACTAAATACTAGAAAATGAAATATGTGTTTGTAAGGAAACACTTTCTAATAGAGAAAAGGGGGAAAAAGCTCCATCCACTGTGAGATCCAAAAGACTATAACTTACAGCATAGAAATACTGTACACAGCTTGGAGGGACAGAAGCTGAcacaagaaaataaataaataaatataataatTTACAGCATGTACACAATCGGCAATACAGAATATAGTATTAGGAGACAGAGAAATTAAAAGAAGCTGTACATAattttaaaaaaacatgtttttaacaaAGGACCCTTAAGTGTCTCATACTATGTATACTAtgacaggatgtgtgtgtgtgtgtgtgtgtgtgtgtgtgtgtgtgtgtgtgtgtgtgtgtgtgtgtgtgtgtgtgtgtgtgtgtgtgtgtgtgtgtgtgtgtgtgtgtgtgtgtgtgtgtgtgtgtgtgtgtgtgtgtgtgcgtgtgtgtgcgtgtgttatcTGCAGCAGGCCAGTGCTCCCAGGGAGGTGTGGCTGTCCAGGCTGATGTCCGTGTCAGAGGTCATGGTGGGGTCACTTGGCTCAGTCGACATGGAGGATACGTCATTGgccgaggaggaggatgaggcgGGCTGAGGGGAGCTGTCAATCACTGCTGCACCTGTGCTGCGAGAAACACACAGGATGACTGATACACCTGTACTAGGTACTAGCACGCGcatttacaaacacacacactgtcctgtaaGATACACCTGTGTGGCACACACCATAGGGTGCCGGAAGAGCCCCTCTGAGTCTGTAAGGGGTGCAGCAACCCCCTTCTACAGTATCCAACTACATAATTCACCTCCCTCCTATGAGTTCACCTCCCTCCTGCATGCTCTCTTTCAGTAACAGCCTTTTACTTGTGGTGTTTTTCCAAGTAAAATGTAATACAATAACAGCAGAGACCAGCTCACATAAGTACAATAAAAAAAATCAGAAACAGTCTGTTAACTAACCTAAAGGAGGAGGTTGTCCTCTGATCACTCCATTCTGCTTGGTCCACTCGTCCCACTCATACACCTCTTTCCAGATCAGGtctaggaagagagggaagggagggagggagagagagagagagagagagatttgcccTCATGACAAGTATCAAAACACAGAAATCATCACCGGGGGAAGATCATAAACACCcattggaagggggggggggggggggtcagtatcAGTATGACCTCATCCTATTGGACCCTGAGCCATGCAAACCGGTGACAGTGATATTTACACCCAGCCTTTGAACCTGGCCAGCTCTGCAGCATCACGTTTCACACCATAACATAACATGGGAAAGTCGTTAACCAGTCAAATGTCAACATTACAGTGAAAATGTTGTCGTGAAAAGTGAAAGCTCCTCTGGTACAATGGAACCAAAAATGAAGTCCTAAAAGTGCAAACTCCAAAATCGAGCATATACGTTCAAGTATTTCAAAGTTGTTGACATATATGTATGTGACCCATGTCTAGTGAAAAGCGATAGTTGTAGTAACGTCTCTAACCTTTCCACTCCTCCACCGTATGCTCTCGCTCATCCAGCTGCTTGTCAGTGATCTTTGGAGGGGGCTGAGAGGGAAAAAAAAGCAAAAGAAAgacaagaaagagagaagagagggaagaaaggtTCATCCCTACATCAAACCATTGACCGTAGTTCACCCTTCTGACTAGGAGTGTCAACCGTTTCAGTCCAATTTCCAAGTTTCCCCTACAATAGATCATACCACTTGTTAAACACTTACTGCCTCCACTTCTGCTGGGTCGTACCACACGTTGATATAGGGGTGTTTCAGGGCCTCGTCCACCGAGATCCTCTTAGACGAGTCGATCACCAACATCTTAGACAGCAGGTCTCTGGCCTGGCTCGCTGGGAATGGAGAGAAAATATAGTTCAGACCAGCACAAGCATACACACAAACCCTACCCACACACATTCTCAGTCTCCAGTACCTTTCAACTTGTTGTGTTCTGAGTCTGCAGGGAAGAGGACGTCAGGGAAGAGCTTGTCGAAGCTGTATCCTGCGTAGCGCGGTCGGTTCTCAACATACGTCCTTACTGATTGGTTGAGCTTCATCAGGAAGTCCTGGGGCGGAGTCCCGAGCTGCTCTATCACTTTGTTCCACTGGTCAATGTCTAAGCAGGTGGAGTTAGGGAAAGAGTACACACAGATTtctccacaaacacacacttttacTTTGTTAGAGAACTACTTTTCCAGAACTATCTCTATTTTCTAGAACTATCTGTATGTACTGGCAGAAACTGAGGGGATTATTGGGGAGGGAGGATGGCTGTACTTGGATATGGTGGATATGATGGTGGGTGGAGTGCAAAAGCGGTGCTCTATAGAGCTGTGCATGATGGTATAAACATGGtaaaaacacacagacaggatAAAATGATATTACGGTAAAAGAGGAAAGGATACGGTCAGTGCCTGGGAACaacacactacctctgaccaTCTCAGCCACAATACAGCCCACTGACCACACGTCCACTACACGATGATCGGAGAGATGACATGCGAGcacaatggagaaaaaaaaaaaataagaacaGAGGAAGGAAATGAGAGAGTAGAAAATGTATGGATTACAAAAAAAATGGATATCACAAATAAATCAGATGAACGAAACAGAAAATGGCAAGAGTGATACATCTGATGAATGAAGGAGAAGCATCGAATGAGTAAATTGGGTAAATGAGAGTGAGAATGGATGCAGCAGGAAGCATCTGCAAGTCTCGAGCGCCGGAGCCCTCTGTCAAACGGGAAGGAAAAAGCAGGAAATCAGGACGTGCAATTCATTCTCCATCTCGGGAAACTGAGAGACTGGAGAGAAATGGCTCCACGGAGGTGGAAAACTGTTTTATTACTCAAGGAGATGATTCACAGCCAGAAGCACTAAGGATACAGTCCCTTCCTGGGAACAGGATTTTGTGACGGACCATTTCTGCCAGAATACACCCCACAGACCATATGTCCACTGTTTACAAcatggagaagaggaggggaggggggtggagacacaGAAACAAGCTAATTAGATTTGAGCAGTTAATAAAGAGACCATTGTTTCTGCGGTGGTGGTAAATGCATACAATCGTTATGGGTAGAATaaatatttgattgattgatcgacAGGTACTGACCGTTGGCCTGGTAGCCCATCCCCAGTATGACCTCTGGTGCTCTGTAGTATCTGGTCACTACGTAGGGCGTCATCAGTAAACCTGTAGCCGCTGTCCGAGCCAAGCCAAAGTCCAAGATCTTTAATGTACAGTCTGACTTCACCACAATGTTACTGGGCTTCAGATCCTAGAGGAGGGACAAAGAGAGATCATAATTATCAAcgttgtcatcatcatcatcaatagcaGCAGCATACTTTAAGGCCCAGACACATACAcaggacactctctctctctctctctttctctctagctctctcaggacctgagccctaggtccatgcctcaggactacctggcctgatggctccttgctgtccccagtccacctggtcgtgctgctgctccagtttcaactgttccgcctgcggttatggaaccctgacctgttcaccagacgtgctaccttgtcccagacctgctgttttcaactctctagagacagcaggagcggtagagatactctgaatgattgacctgttgcaccctctacaaccactgattattattatttgaccctgctggttatctatgaacattttaacatcttggccatgttctgttataatctccacccggcttagccagaagaggacaggccaaccctcatagcctggttcctctctaggtttcttcctaggttctggcctttctagggagtttttcctagccactgtgcttctacatctgcattgcttgctgttttgggttttaggctgggtttctgtatagcactttgtgacatcagctgatgtaagaagggctttataaatacatttgattgattgattgattgatggtaaAGGAACATAATGCTCCCCAAAcaatgagagagacagatggggacaTTAGTGAAGCTACGTAGGAGTATAGGAGTGGCGTCaacataatatattataaaaCCGTCAGCATCCATATTCCTCATCATATTAACAACAGTAATGAGTCACACCATTTTAACTACAATAGTATGGTGAGTCATCTTTCACAGATTTGCATGTATGCTAGCAGCTTAGTAGTATGACATACAAACCAGTTACAGTGTTATAGAATCAAGATTAATCTCAGAATGATCTCGATGGTCATTGGGATTTTACCATTCTTGTCTaaggtgtacagttgaagtcagaagtttacatacacgtatgttggagtcattaaaactcgtttttcaaccactctacaaatttctttttaacaaactatagttttggcaagtcggttaggacatctactttgtgcatgacacaagtaatttttccaacaattgtttacaaacagattatttcacttataattcactgtatcacaattccagtgagtcagaagttcacgtacactaagttgactgtgcctttaaacagcttggaaaattccagaaaatgatgtcatggctttagaagcttctgataggctaattgacataatttgagtcaattggaggtgtacctgtggatgtatttcaaggcctaccttcaaactcagtgcctctttgcttgacatcatgggaaaatcaaaagaaatcagccaagacctcagtagAAAATGGtagtcctccacaagtctggttcatccttgggagcaatttccaaggtaccatgttcatctgtacaaacaatagtacgcaagtataaacaccatgggaccacgcagccgtcataccgctcaggaaggagacgcgttctgtctcctagagatgaacgtactttggtgcgaaaagtgcaaatcaatcccagaacaacagcaaaggaccttgtgaagatgctggaggaaacaggtacaaaagtatctatatccacagtaaaacgagtcctatatcgtcataatctgaaaggccgctcagcaaagaagaagccactgctccaaaaccgccataaaaaagccagactatggtttgcaactgcacatggggacaaggatcgtactttttggagaaatgtcctctggtctgatgaaccaaaaatagaactgtttggctataatgaccattgttatgtttggaggaaaaaggggggcgcttgcaagctgaagaacaccataccaaccgtgaagcacaggggtggcagcatcatgttgtaggggtgctttgctgcaggagggactggtgcacaaaatgatggcatcatgagtgaggaaaattatgtggctatgttgaagcaacatctcaagacgttgagatcagtcaggaagttaaagcttggtagcaaatgggtcttccaaatggacaatgaccctaagcatacttctaaagttgtggcaaaatggctgaaggacaacaaagtcaaggtattggagtggccatcacaaagccctgacctcaatcatatagaaaatgtgtgggtagaactgaaaaagcgtgtgcgagcaaggcagcctacaaacctgactcagttacaccgggctctgtcaggaggaatgggccaaaattcacccaacttattgtgggaagcttgtggaaggctacccgaaacatttgacccaagttaaacaatttaaaggcaatgctaccaaatactcattgagtgtatgtaaacttctgacgcactgggaatgtgatgaaagaaatagaagctgaaataaatcattctctttactattattctgacatttcacattcttaaaataaagtggtgatcctaactgacctaagacaggcaatttttacttggattaaatgtcagaaattgtgaaaaactgattttaaatgtatttggctgaggtgtatgtaaacttccgacttcaactctacatGCTCCATTGCTCCAAatatgtatcccaaatggcaccctatctatccctccctatacagtgcactactttgaccagagcccgggAATAGAGCAGTGTTTAGATCATTAGCAGGTTCCTCTTGATCTCCTGTGGATTTAGCCAACATCAAAGCTCTGACATCATCACCTACTCTTTGTGGAGGAGTTACTGTAATCAGAGCTTTGAGCTTACTTCTCCTGGAAATACAAAAATGCCCCAGAATTTGTAATGACGAGCTACAAATCATAATGATGAGCTACATTACTGCTACATTATTAGCTTAGTGTTACCCTGTTAGCTAAGTGTTAGCACGTACAGCATGAGCCGATCGCTGCGTCTACATGTTAGCTTAGCGTTAGCGTGTATGAGCCCGCGTGAGCCTTACCCTGTGTATGATGCCGGCATTGTGGAGGTGTTTGATGCCACACAGCATCTGGTAGAGCAGGTAGGACAACCTCTCATGGTCCAGCTCCATCTGAATCACCTGGCACAGGTTGGCATCCATCAGCTCCATCACAATGTATCTACACAGGCAGGAAGTGAGATGAGAAtatgcacacacaggcacacatacgTAGGCGCCGGCACACACATCATGAGGTAACTGTGGAGCCAGCTGGATGGCTCGAACAGAAAGAGATATGCCGCCGGCAGAGAGATTTCACACAGTTATTCTGGTAATAGCCGAGTCATTCTGTCACGGATGACAGACAGGCCTGTTCAAAAGACCCTCCTGTGTCTTAATTCCGAACGGCATGTAACCATTTTACACTGTCAAAGGTTGATCGTGTTAATCAACACCAATTCATGTACTTACACGTCTGCAAATTCCTCGAGTGATTTCTGTGGGCTGAACACGTTTAATAAGCCGATGATCTGTAGAGGTAACGACATCAACACATGAACACAACAACATAAGTCACACAGGTTGCTTGCTAGATTCGTTTCCTCAATATACGAAAAACAGTCCACGTGTTTGTAATCAATTCAATTTCAAACGTATTAtacaataaaacaataaaaagtcctggatgctgattgacTGAAACCGCCTTCTAGTCCTCTGTATATTTACAATATAAGCTACCATGGCAAATGCCTGTTTACTGTTCTAGCTATCGAAGTATCATTATGCATTTATAACATATTATTCCTACTGATCCTGTCAAGCCAGGCCATTCATAAACATAATTGAGCATAATTATCATAGATTCTCATCTAGAATATAACAGAAACAGCAGGAAGAAGTAATTGACCAGTGACTTACATTTTTGTGATTGACACATTTCATTAACACCAGTTCTCTGTACGCTCTCTTGGCATGCGTCTGGTTCTGGAACGGCCGACTCAACTTCTTAATAGCCACATTTCTCTCAAGGTTGTGGTCATACGCTGAACTGAAAGGCAAGACCAAGAACATGGCAACACATGAACACATCCGTGACAATGGTGTGATACAGACTGTAGTAAATAGGGTAAATAGGAATTTAAATGGATGTCTGATTGGTGTTTCTTTTCATTGGGTCTTTTACAGCATATGACCTTGAAACATAACCTAACATGAGGACACTGTCCAAATGAATGAATTCCATGGTCCATTTTGCCATTGATGGACCAGCTTTGGCATTAGCCCATTGATTCAGCGCCACAGTGTTTAGACAAATTCAAAACATTGGGTTACTTTGGTATGTAGCTTTAAATTGTATGTTACCCTGGAAACCAATTGAATCTCAAATAAAAGTATTTCATGGGGCTAAATAAAATTCAAATAAATCTCAAGCAAAAAGGATTTGAAAACAATAAACTGCAACACTATATTTGGCATCCCATCGTTTACTGGTAATTACCTGGCACAAACCGCTGTTCAAACATTAATGAAGTAGTATATGACTGGCAGAAAAAAACTAAGGggaggaaaaagtacccaattgtcatccttgagcaaaagtaaagatactgtaccttaataggaaatgactcaagtaaaagcgaaagtcaaccagtaaaacactacttgagtaaaagtataaaagtttttggtttgaaatatacttaagtatcaaaagtgaatataatttaaaaaatgtacttaagtatcaaaagtaaaagtataaataatttcatattccttatattaagcaaaccatttGGCACAATTGttagtgtttttttttatttacgcatagccaggggcacactccaacacagacatcattcagaaacaaagcacttgtgtttagtgagtcgccagatcagaggcagtagggatgagtgTGTGAATTTAACAATTTCTGTCCTgccttcaaaatgtaatgagtacttttgggtgctggaggggcctcccgagtggcacagtggtctaaggtactgctagctgtgccactagagatcctggttcgagtccaggctctgttgcagccagcCACACCGGGATACCCATGGGGTGGCACGCAATTGGCCCAGtatcatctgggttaggggagggcttggccagcagggatgttcttgtcccattgcgcattagcgactcctgtggcgggccggttGCAGTGCATACTGACattgtcgccaggtgtacg encodes the following:
- the LOC129836067 gene encoding mitogen-activated protein kinase 8-like isoform X1; protein product: MNKNKRGEEREFYSLDVGDSTFKVLKRYQNLRPIGSGAQGIVCSAYDHNLERNVAIKKLSRPFQNQTHAKRAYRELVLMKCVNHKNIIGLLNVFSPQKSLEEFADVYIVMELMDANLCQVIQMELDHERLSYLLYQMLCGIKHLHNAGIIHRDLKPSNIVVKSDCTLKILDFGLARTAATGLLMTPYVVTRYYRAPEVILGMGYQANVDIWSVGCILAEMVRHKILFPGRDYIDQWNKVIEQLGTPPQDFLMKLNQSVRTYVENRPRYAGYSFDKLFPDVLFPADSEHNKLKASQARDLLSKMLVIDSSKRISVDEALKHPYINVWYDPAEVEAPPPKITDKQLDEREHTVEEWKDLIWKEVYEWDEWTKQNGVIRGQPPPLGAAVIDSSPQPASSSSSANDVSSMSTEPSDPTMTSDTDISLDSHTSLGALACCR
- the LOC129836067 gene encoding mitogen-activated protein kinase 8-like isoform X2; the protein is MNKNKRGEEREFYSLDVGDSTFKVLKRYQNLRPIGSGAQGIVCSAYDHNLERNVAIKKLSRPFQNQTHAKRAYRELVLMKCVNHKNIIGLLNVFSPQKSLEEFADVYIVMELMDANLCQVIQMELDHERLSYLLYQMLCGIKHLHNAGIIHRDLKPSNIVVKSDCTLKILDFGLARTAATGLLMTPYVVTRYYRAPEVILGMGYQANVDIWSVGCILAEMVRHKILFPGRDYIDQWNKVIEQLGTPPQDFLMKLNQSVRTYVENRPRYAGYSFDKLFPDVLFPADSEHNKLKASQARDLLSKMLVIDSSKRISVDEALKHPYINVWYDPAEVEAPPPKITDKQLDEREHTVEEWKDLIWKEVYEWDEWTKQNGVIRGQPPPLAQVQQ
- the LOC129836067 gene encoding mitogen-activated protein kinase 8-like isoform X3, with translation MNKNKRGEEREFYSLDVGDSTFKVLKRYQNLRPIGSGAQGIVCSAYDHNLERNVAIKKLSRPFQNQTHAKRAYRELVLMKCVNHKNIIGLLNVFSPQKSLEEFADVYIVMELMDANLCQVIQMELDHERLSYLLYQMLCGIKHLHNAGIIHRDLKPSNIVVKSDCTLKILDFGLARTAATGLLMTPYVVTRYYRAPEVILGMGYQANVDVWSVGCIVAEMVRGSVLFPGTDHIDQWNKVIEQLGTPPQDFLMKLNQSVRTYVENRPRYAGYSFDKLFPDVLFPADSEHNKLKASQARDLLSKMLVIDSSKRISVDEALKHPYINVWYDPAEVEAPPPKITDKQLDEREHTVEEWKDLIWKEVYEWDEWTKQNGVIRGQPPPLGAAVIDSSPQPASSSSSANDVSSMSTEPSDPTMTSDTDISLDSHTSLGALACCR